The following proteins come from a genomic window of Candidatus Wallbacteria bacterium:
- a CDS encoding NAD(P)-dependent glycerol-3-phosphate dehydrogenase, whose amino-acid sequence MNISVIGSGGFGTTISILLSGKGYHVRLWANFPELAEKLSRERANPDFLPGHHIPENILITNEIGESLENADLVVIAIPSSYFRQVLKKFCPYISRFDKKLFLSLTKGIEEGTCKLPSEVFREEFGTDLSKNFYCLSGPNLALEIAGGVPTSAVIAGSCQEHLETLQSVISNDKFRIYTNNDQIGVQVGGAFKNVIAIAAGICDGLSFGLNTKSSLITRGLAEIIRLGVEMGALPHTFYGLSGMGDLVATSFSPLSRNRTFGERIGRGEKVEEIIGGTKMVIEGVTNAKSFYELSRKLDVEVPITEKVFEIIYKGSSPVQAVSELMTRKLKVEIY is encoded by the coding sequence ATGAACATCTCAGTCATAGGTTCGGGTGGATTCGGCACTACAATCTCAATTTTGCTGTCAGGGAAGGGATACCACGTCCGTCTCTGGGCAAATTTTCCTGAGCTAGCGGAAAAACTGTCCAGAGAAAGGGCCAATCCTGACTTCCTGCCCGGCCACCATATCCCTGAAAACATCCTGATCACCAACGAGATCGGGGAATCCCTTGAAAACGCAGATCTGGTAGTGATCGCGATTCCATCTTCCTATTTCAGACAGGTCCTGAAAAAATTCTGCCCTTACATCTCCAGATTCGACAAAAAGCTTTTCCTTTCATTGACTAAAGGGATCGAAGAAGGAACCTGCAAACTTCCAAGCGAAGTGTTCCGGGAAGAATTCGGAACTGATCTCTCTAAAAATTTCTATTGCCTGTCTGGTCCAAATCTGGCTCTGGAAATTGCCGGTGGTGTTCCTACATCTGCAGTGATTGCCGGATCCTGCCAGGAACATCTCGAAACTCTACAAAGCGTCATCAGCAATGATAAATTCAGGATTTATACCAACAACGACCAGATCGGGGTGCAGGTTGGCGGAGCCTTTAAAAACGTGATTGCGATCGCGGCGGGGATCTGCGATGGACTGTCATTCGGTCTCAATACCAAATCCAGCCTGATTACCAGAGGACTTGCAGAGATAATCCGGCTGGGAGTGGAAATGGGAGCTCTCCCGCACACATTTTACGGTTTGTCGGGAATGGGTGATCTGGTTGCCACATCCTTTTCACCACTTAGCCGGAACCGGACCTTCGGCGAACGCATCGGCAGAGGAGAAAAAGTAGAGGAAATCATTGGCGGGACTAAAATGGTGATTGAAGGAGTAACAAACGCCAAATCGTTTTACGAGCTGTCCAGAAAGCTTGACGTTGAAGTCCCAATCACTGAAAAAGTGTTTGAAATCATCTACAAAGGAAGCTCACCGGTCCAGGCGGTTTCAGAACTGATGACCAGAAAATTAAAAGTTGAAATATATTGA
- a CDS encoding glycerol-3-phosphate acyltransferase has translation VVLGHIFPIFLGFRGGKGVATSCGLFIGLAAKPMEVTMIVWTIVTAVSRYVSLGTLSGALIFPFLVKIWPSDTKSPDNVLLIFSILCSFLIFVTHIPNIRRILNGEELRIGERPE, from the coding sequence GGTCGTGCTTGGTCACATTTTCCCGATTTTTCTCGGATTCCGGGGCGGAAAAGGTGTAGCCACTTCCTGCGGTCTGTTCATCGGCCTGGCTGCCAAGCCGATGGAAGTCACCATGATCGTATGGACCATAGTCACAGCAGTTTCAAGATATGTATCACTCGGTACTCTTTCCGGTGCCCTGATCTTTCCGTTCCTGGTTAAAATCTGGCCATCTGATACCAAGAGCCCTGACAATGTGCTGCTCATTTTCAGCATCCTGTGTTCTTTTCTGATTTTCGTCACGCATATCCCGAACATACGCAGAATTCTGAACGGAGAAGAGCTGCGCATCGGCGAGAGACCGGAATGA